The Branchiostoma floridae strain S238N-H82 chromosome 1, Bfl_VNyyK, whole genome shotgun sequence sequence AGGTAAAGGCGACTCATGTCAGTCAACTTCTCTAGAGCTAATGATTTTGCAAGTagtcaaaatactagtacaagAAGAATTAACACTCTCCGCGCTGTCATGGATAAAGGCACAGACCGGCCAAACCTAACATAGGTGTCGCGGCGCAACACATGTTGTATTCAGGAGATGTGACAGATGCAGtaaaaacaacttcaaaacgTATATTGCGGAACGTGCTTTTAGGCTGAACTAAAACATACTGCTCACTTCAGCTgggagaacaacaacaacaaagacaacACCAATGTAGTTCAGGCATCAGATGTCTTCAGGCTTTCATCGGTGAAGTGCACTACCTTCAGACTTGGTCTCCCACAAAACGACAAATCGAGTCGACTGTCAGGTtgaaaaatgatgtaaaaaCATCTTGTTAGACATGATGACAGACATGGAACACGTCGAGGTCATGACCCAGCATATCGAGGTCATGGCCATGTTCTGTCCCAGCCTCACGCTTCTTGCTAGTAAGGGTACCGTATTTCATATCGTATCGGATAACAGACATAAAACGGGACAGAGCCAATCAACCTCCGACAGCGAGAGGTTGTGTAACACAGGATAAGAGTCCGGCATGCTGCCTGTAGAACTTAATGGGTGTGACTGAGACTCAAACAGAGTTTCCAAACTACAAAAGCAAGGCGATAACAAAGAAAGATAAAACGTTGTAGGTACTGTTGGCGTCAAGTCATGCAAGAAGTCCACCCtcatattttatatatttttgcTGATGACGGCACCTTGCGTGCTTGTGGGTGCAAGTGGTTACTTGTTATTTGTAGTCCAGTCTGAGTAGAAGACGTTGTTCTTTTGTTCGCCTGTCGTGATTCGCGATAATCCAGGTTCAGAGTGACTCCTTTGCTTTACTAGTTAACTAACATTAGCCTCTAAAGAAGAATGTTAGATAAAGCTCGCGATAATTTCGACGGTAACAACAGAAACAATAACAATGTAACAGCGATGAAACAGCCCCAGATCGACTTCCAAAGTCGAATGAGTTCACCCGTTTGTCTTGCAGGGTCCTGGCTCAAGTCTCTGGAAGACGACCTGCTGAACGACGATGACTTCTGTGAGTTCGAAGATGAGGACGACGAAGAAGAGGAGAGGGATGAAGAGGAGGCCAAGTTCATTGACGACGTGGATTCTCCTCCTTTGCGACACAATGGTTACATTGAGGACAGACTGGAAGACTTCTCTGATCACAGTAAGACGAGGGCTCCGACGAGAGGTGAGTTATTGCTTGATTCATTTCTGTACTGTCTTCGCGATGCAGCCGGTGAAAGCACCGGCAGTGATCAGTTACGCTACATTTATGGATGGCCGTGAGAAGCACATGAGCAGACAAGAAGTGATGTGGTATATTTAAGTGTAGTAAATATcataacatttaatttcattgCATTTTTCGACGCAATTTTTCGTTACATTACTGTTACTGGCATTTTGTTGAATGGCTTTGTATTATTATGatctgaaaaagacaaaaccaCAAAATTAGAGAATGAACCATCGCTCAAGATAACAGCTATTGCCAACTTGTCGTCTTTTATGATATCGTGATCTTCGGCCCTATTTATCAGCTCCCCCTAGCGTCAAGCTAAGGACGAAGCAGTCGGGATCAAACCTGCTGGACGCTGTTGTTCTGGACAACGGATCGTACAGCATCAAGGCTGGCATCGCCGGTGACTTCTCTCCTGCAGCCAACATCAGGAATGTGATCGGCAAAAGGAGAGGAAACTACAACGAGTTGTACACGAGTGAGGACGATAAGTACATAGGAGATGAAGCCATTGCCAGCCAGGGGCGCCTTACGTTTGACTTCCCCATGCAAGGTAAGCTTAGCCTTAGGTCTCTGGCTACAATTTTCATTCAGTTTACCCATAAGGAGTTTTGACGCATGTTAGATCCATCCCTACTTGTTATCGCTGGCTTGACATCCTACTAACTTTGTGGTTAGTTCTGCAAACAGTGTGCTCGTGACCGCTTATCCGTACATTTTAGATCTTTAACAAATCCCAACTATCTTATTAGCGGCATTAGTACGTTGATGCTCGggggaaaatgttttgtttctgtttttcaacaatctcttcctttttttataGATGGAAGCGTTAAGAACTGGCGGGACCTGGAGGCGGTATGGGATTACGTGACCCGTTCGGAGATGGGGGAGACTCTGGGTGACCGACCGGTCATCGTTACCGAGACTATGGCGATGCCGAGGCAACAGAGGGAGAGACATCTACAGGTTAGGGTCTTGGCACGACACAAACATGCAGAATTGCAGATTGAGGGGAATTtgacaaaattcaaaatgaCATAATGGTGACAGGAAATAATGCAGAATATACTACACGGTCAGAAATGCGCCTGAAACGCACAAATTGATTGAAAGAATACagagtgacagaaaaaaatgctcaTTTTACAAACCCGCAATAAAGTGAAGAAAAATATGCACTTACATGGTCATTCTTACTCCCTGCCTTACGTTAGATGATGAAGTACAAAGAATGTTTTCTTGTATGGATGTCCAGGTTCTGTTCGAGACGTTTGACGTGCCGGCAGTTTTCCTGGTGCAGCAGGCGGCCATGGCTCTTCATGCCCAGGGCAAATCCACAGGACTGGTGGTCAGCAGTGGCCACGGCGTCACCGAGGTGGTGCCAGTGTACGAGGGGCACTGCATAGAGCATGCGTCAAGAAAGGTTAGCAGCATTTCCCCCTTGCAAAAGCACTTCGTTTCGTCTCTTTTTAAGGAGCTGAGGTTACAAAACTAACTTTGGTCCGTTGAACCCAAATCCATATTGCCTGATCCAAAAGGCAGAATACCCATATAAACTGAGAGAATAGGACATAAAAATTAAAACACAATTTATGCCCATAGACTGTTCTAGTGCGACCTCGCTTTAAAACTAAACCctcgtgtacatgtatatgaataagGAATCAAGTTTTTGCTAACACTTTCTTGATGCTTTGTTTCCCTACGTCAGTTGTTATACTCCGGGAAACACGTGACTGCCCAGCTGGGGCGGCTGCTACAGTTTGAGCGAGGCTACACCTTCACATCCTCCTCCGAGTTGGAAATCCTCCGGAAGATCAAACAAAACATGGCCTTCGTTGCCACCGGTAAGCGTGCTGCAAATTATGTAACAAATGAAATCAGTTGAAAGCACCACAGCTTGGAAGCTACAAACTATATTACTTTGCTTGcctttgctgtgtttttttttttaaactaaaattTCTAGTAGGTTATCATTACACTTCTTTTGTCTGGCGTTTTCCAGACTACGACACTGAAATCAGAGAGAACGAGGCCCTCCGGTCGGAGCCGACGGAGTTCACGATGCCCGACGGGAACCCGATCTCCATTGGGAACGAGCGGTTCAAGTGTACGGAGCCTCTGTTCCGTCCGGAGGAGGCGGGGGTTCACGAACAAGGGCTGCACGAACTCATCCTACAGGCGATTGATAGGTATGGTAAAAACTTAATAATGACGCACTCACAGGGTTGTTCTAGGAATATCAGGAGTATCAGGAGCGGAGTAGAGAATTCCTTTTCAGCTCAacagtttgtgtatgtgtatcatATTTTAGTGGTTCACGCAATATTCAGCTGCTTTCTTATTAAAGACTCATATTTCACATTTTGGAACATTGCCTGTTACAACCTTATGTTTGCGATCGTTCATGATCCGTCCGTCAAAAAACAAAGGTCTCTTCGGAACAGACCAAAGAAGGAAAAGGGAACAAGAAATGA is a genomic window containing:
- the LOC118414767 gene encoding actin-like isoform X2, with translation MSDSTSGILDFPVVPVICSLLLGIPLLVWFFRRDSGESKKGPIRVVREEESVEKKQHDSTQTDGVSLGKQENVSGSESCDHTSSVESRRTEQPETCGTVDSTTDSEDDGELSESEQTIIPRTTTKGTIPEQKKGSWLKSLEDDLLNDDDFCEFEDEDDEEEERDEEEAKFIDDVDSPPLRHNGYIEDRLEDFSDHSKTRAPTRAPPSVKLRTKQSGSNLLDAVVLDNGSYSIKAGIAGDFSPAANIRNVIGKRRGNYNELYTSEDDKYIGDEAIASQGRLTFDFPMQDGSVKNWRDLEAVWDYVTRSEMGETLGDRPVIVTETMAMPRQQRERHLQVLFETFDVPAVFLVQQAAMALHAQGKSTGLVVSSGHGVTEVVPVYEGHCIEHASRKLLYSGKHVTAQLGRLLQFERGYTFTSSSELEILRKIKQNMAFVATDYDTEIRENEALRSEPTEFTMPDGNPISIGNERFKCTEPLFRPEEAGVHEQGLHELILQAIDSCDTDLRPELRNNILVYGGNTKLRGFVPRLRSELKGCSGGETFHLDAPSDRENLAWIGASILGADSGFSDSWITMEEYAEHGGKVVHRKCF
- the LOC118414767 gene encoding actin-like isoform X1, with translation MSDSTSGILDFPVVPVICSLLLGIPLLVWFFRRDSGESKKGPIRVVREEESVEKKQHDSTQTDGVSLGKQENVSGSESCDHTSSVESRRTEQPETCGTVDSTTDSEDDGELSESEQTIIPRTTTKGTIPEQKKVSSPSSCRLKLVPVSSVWRLARSAIISLRLGSWLKSLEDDLLNDDDFCEFEDEDDEEEERDEEEAKFIDDVDSPPLRHNGYIEDRLEDFSDHSKTRAPTRAPPSVKLRTKQSGSNLLDAVVLDNGSYSIKAGIAGDFSPAANIRNVIGKRRGNYNELYTSEDDKYIGDEAIASQGRLTFDFPMQDGSVKNWRDLEAVWDYVTRSEMGETLGDRPVIVTETMAMPRQQRERHLQVLFETFDVPAVFLVQQAAMALHAQGKSTGLVVSSGHGVTEVVPVYEGHCIEHASRKLLYSGKHVTAQLGRLLQFERGYTFTSSSELEILRKIKQNMAFVATDYDTEIRENEALRSEPTEFTMPDGNPISIGNERFKCTEPLFRPEEAGVHEQGLHELILQAIDSCDTDLRPELRNNILVYGGNTKLRGFVPRLRSELKGCSGGETFHLDAPSDRENLAWIGASILGADSGFSDSWITMEEYAEHGGKVVHRKCF